GACCGCGCTGCTCCGCCACGCCCTGGGAGCGCCCGACCAGGCGGTCCGCACCGACATCGCCGCCCGGCCCGAGGTCTGGGCCGAGCTGTGCGGCTGGTACGGCATGGACCCCGGGCCCCTGGCCAACCTGTTCGACCGGCTTGTGTTCGGCGCCGGCGCCGAGATCGTCGTCCGGCGCGGCCAGTTGTGGTTCCGGCCGCTGTCGGCCATCCCGACCATGCGCCGCGGCTTCCGCCTGCACCGGCCCGACGCCCAGGCTGGTGGCACTCAACCTCGGTGGGCACCGCCAACCCACGATCGACGCGCGGCCAACGCGGTCACGCCGACGATGGTGGGTTGTCAGGCACCGGCGCCTTGTGCGCCCTGCGCGACGCTGAGCAGCACAACCGCGTCGTCGAGCGCCTCGAGCCCGTGTCGCACGGGTGGGATGGCGGCGTGGTCGCCGGCACGCAGGTCGATGTCGTGCGGTCCCCCGCCGGTCAGCCGCACCGTGCCGCTGATCACCTGCAACGTCGCGGCGGCGGGGCTTTCGTGGTCTGCGAGCGATCGTCCGGAGGCCAGTGCGAGCAGCGACTGCTTCAGCGGCGCACCGGCCCCAGGGGTGAGTGTCCGTCCGGCCCGCCCTGCAGGCGTCGCCTTCGCCGAGTGCAGCAACTCCGCTGCCGCCTGCGGCAGGTTCACCGGATCGGTCGGGCCGCCAACCGATGGTGCTCCGGTCGTCTCATCCGAGCCCATGCGCGCCTCCGACGGTCGTGGACGCTCAACTCTAGGGGAGGCACGTCGGTGACGTCAGGCCGCAACAGGTTTCACCCGGCTACATCCGTCCCACCTCTGGATGATCGGTCCGCCGATCGATCAGACTCCGTGGAGGACCACGTTGGTCATCGCAGGGTCGACCGTGGAGAGTGCAATGTCGAACGTGAACACTTCCAGCCGTGAGCGGCAGGCCCGGCCTGGCGGCGCGGTGGTCGCCCTGGCCGTCGCAACGTTCGCGTTCACGACGAACTTCTGGGCGTGGGGCCTGTTGTCGCCGCTCGCTCCCGACTACCGCGACGCACTGAGCCTCAGCGCCTTGCAGGTCTCGGTGATGGTGGCGGTCCCGGTCATCCTGGGCTCCATCGCGCGGATCCCGATCGGTGCGCTCACTGACCGCTTCGGGGGCCGGGAGATGTTCACCGGGCTGAGCCTGTTCGTGGTCCTGCCGTTGCTGTTCCTCGCCGCGTTCGAGTCATACCCGGCCCTGCTCGTCGGTGGGTTCTTCCTAGGTGTGTCCGGTGCGTCGTTCGCCATCGGCATTCCGTTCGTGAACCACTGGTTCCCGCCCGCGCGACGCGGTTTCGCGCTCGGCGTCTACGGCGTCGGCAATGTCGGGACGGCCCTCGCCGGGTTCACCTCACCGCCGATCGCTGCGGCGACGTCACGGTCGGTGCCATTCCTCGTCGTGGCCGCCGTGATGCTCGCGACCGCCGCGGTCACGTGGTTCGTCGGCCGCGACGCACCCGGCGTTGACCGTCACCCGATCCCGATCCGTGACCGGCTGAGGGCGGCTCTGTCGCTGCGCATCACGCTGGACCTGTCCGCGCTGTACGCGCTCACCTTCGGCGGCTTCGTGGCGTTCGGCGTCTACCTGCCGACGTACCTCGGCAACGTCTATGGGTTGCAGACCGCCGACGCAGCCGCCCGCGCCGCCGGGTTCATCATGCTGGCCACCGGCGCCCGCCCGGTCGGGGGCTGGCTCGCCGACCGGTTCGGCGGCGGACGCGTGCTGGTGGTGGCCTTCGGTGTGGTGACCGCCGCCGCGGCCGTCCAGGCGTTCGCCCCCGGCATCGTCGTGGGCACCGTCGCGCTGCTGTCGGCGGCGGCCGCGCTCGGTGTCGGCAACGGGGCCGTCTTCGCGCTCGTCGGGCGGCTCGCACCACCCGAACGCGTCGGCGCGGTGACCGGTTTCGTCGGCGCCGCCGGCGGCCTCGGCGGGTTCTTCCCGCCGATCGTCATGGGTCTCGTGTACAGCGCGACCGGCTCGTACCTCATCGGCCTGCTGCTGCTCGCCGGCGTGGCGCTCGCGGCGCTCGTCTACACCCTCATGCGGTTCGCGGGAGCCGATACCGCTGCGGCGTGAGCGCTAGCCCCGCAGGTAGCGGTAGAACAGCGCCGAACCGATCGCGAGCAGGACGCTGAAGCCGGCGGACACCCACGCCATCGCGGGGTCGTAGCCGAGCAGGGCGTCGAGCGCCACGGTCAGCAGGAAGATCTGCAGCGCGAGCAGCACGATGATGTACACGGCGACAGCCGAGGACACCGTGCGCTCGCGCCTCCGGGTGGGCCGGACGGGTTCGCGGCTCATCGCGACGCACCCAGGGGCCCGGCGACCTCGTAGCCCGTCGCCCAGACCTGACCGTCGCGGACCTCGAGCGCGATCCGCGGCAGCGGTCGTTCAGGCGGACCGGCGACGACACGGCCGGAGTGCACGTCGAAGAAGCCCTCGTGGCACGGGCACTCCAGCAGTTGCTCCTCCTGCGCGTAGTAGACGACGCAGCCCAGGTGCGTGCACTTCTGGCTCCACGCCACGACGTCGGTGTCGCCGGTGCGCACGAGGATGGCGGGATCCTCTGCACCTGGGTAGCGGAACAGGTGCGACCCGCCAACCGGCACGTCGTCGAGCGCGACGATCCGCGAGGGCGCACCCTCTGGGACGTCCCGGGCGGACGCCCATCCCGCGACGACGACGTTGCCCGCGGCGAACGCTCCAGAGGCGAGCACCAGGTAGCGGGTGAACTCCCGCCGCGTCACGGTCTCCTCGCCCTCGGAGGTGTAGGGGAAGTCGCGTCGCCAGACGGGTGAGGGCTCCTCGCGCGGTCGCAGCCCGCGGTCCCCGGTGCGGTGACCACCGGAGGTGGCGGCGCCGATCGGGGGGTCGAGGTTCCTCGCGTCGGGCGTCCTGCCGTCCCGCGCATCGCTCATCCGCGTCCCTCCAGGGCGAAGGGGTCGTCCTGCCAGCGGAACTGCGGCTCCCGCCCGAGCAGCACATCGAGTGGTCCTGGTTCGCGGTCGGTCACGACCGTGGCGACCTTGGTCGTGATGTGCGCGTTGCCGAAATCCCAGTCCGACAGCAGCTGACCCTGCCGGCGTTGCGTGAACTCCTCGCGCGTGCCGTACCACAGCGCCTCGGACGGGCACACCGTCGCGCACATCGGCGCCAGACCTTCTGATGTGCGGTCGTAGCACATGTCGCACTTCATCATCTGGTCGATCTCGGCCATGTACTTCGGCACACCGAAGGGGCAGGCGTTCACACAGTTCGAGCACCCGATGCAGCGGGGCTTCAGCGAGGTCTGCACGACGCCGTCCTCGTTCTGCTTGATGGCGTCGGCGGGGCACACCTCGGCGCACGTCGGGTCCTCGCAGTGCATGCAGACCATCGGTGCCGTCTGGACGGTCGACCCGCGGTCGACGTACTCCAGGTGGATCATCGACTCGCCGCGGTGGGTGCCGCACTCGGCGCAGGCGGCGACACACGCGTTGCAGCCGATGCAGCGGCTCTGGTCGATCACGAACACCACGTCGTCGCGGCCCGCATACAGCTCGCCGACATCGGCGCGGCCCGTGCCGGTCGCTGCGTCCTCCACCTGCGTCCCTTCCCTTGTCCGGTCTGGTGCGCCTACCGTTCGCGCGGCGATGTGGCGTTCGCGTCGGTGTACAGCCGTGTGTCGCGACTGTCCACGACCGCGCGGCGCTCGCCGAGACGTTCGATGCGCACCGTCGACACCTTGTACTCGGGGATCTTCGAGACCGGGTCGAGCGCCCGGTTCGTGAGCTGGTTCGCCGCCTGCGCCCCCGCCCAGTGGTACGGGATGAACACCGTGTCGGGGCGGATCGTCGTCACGACGCGGGCGGGCAGCGTCATGGAGTTGCGACGCGACGTCACGCGCACGAGGTCGCCGTCGGCGATCCCGTGGCGATCAGCGAGCTGCGGGTGGATCTCCAGCAGCGGCTCGGGGTACTGCGTGACGAGCGGGCCGATCCGCCGGGTCTGCGTGCCCGACAGGTACTGGCTGACCACGCGGCCGGTCGTCAGCCAGATCGGGTACTCGTCGTCGACGACCTCGGCCGGGTCGCGATAGCTGACGGCGTTGAACCTGCCGCGCCCGTTCGGGGTGTAGAACCGGCCGCCCTCGTACAGCCGCCTGGTGCCGGGGTGACCGATCTCGGGGCAGGGCCAGAACACGCCCTGCTCGTCCTCGACCCGCTGCCAGGTCACGCCGTAGTAGTCGGCGGCGCCGCCCTTCGACGCGACCCGCAGTTCCTCGAACATGTCCTGCGTCGAGACGAAGTGGTCGAAGTACCGGCCGCGCCCGAGCCGGCGGGCGATCTCCAGCAGGATCTGCCAGTCCTTGCGGGCGTTGCCCGGCGGGTCGATCGCCTGGTTGATCTTGATGACCCGCCCCTCGGCGCTGGTCGACGTGCCCTCGTCCTCCTCGTGCAGCGACCCGGCGAGCACCACGTCGGCGAACTGCGCGGTCTCGGACAGGAAGAAGTCGATGTTGGCGTAGAACTCGAGCTTCTCGAGCGCCGCCCGCGTGTGCGCGGTGTCCGGCAGGGACACCAGCGGGTTGAAGCAGATCGACAGCAGGCCCTTGATCTCGTCGGCGTGGATTGCCTCGATGATCTCCTGCGCGGTCAGGCCCTTGCCGGGGATCTCGGACTCGGCACAGCCCCATACGTCGGCGATGTAGGCGCGGTGCTCCGGGTTCGTGATGTCCCGGTTGCCCGGCAGCTGGTCGCACTTGTGACCGTGCTCACGCCCGCCCTGGCCGTTGCCCTGGCCGGTGATCGTCGTGACCCCGCAGCCCGGCCTGCCGTACTTGCCGGTGGCCAGACCCAGGTTGATGCAGGCCATGACGTTCTCGACGCCCTTGGTCTGGTGCTCGATGCCGCGGGCGTGCAACAGCATGCCGGTCTCCGACGTGCCCCACAGCTCAGCGGCGTCGAAGATGCGGTTCGCCGGGACGCCGGTGACCTGTGACGCCCACGCGGGGGTGTAGTCGCGCACCGCCTCGGCCGCGGC
This portion of the Euzebyales bacterium genome encodes:
- a CDS encoding MFS transporter, whose protein sequence is MSNVNTSSRERQARPGGAVVALAVATFAFTTNFWAWGLLSPLAPDYRDALSLSALQVSVMVAVPVILGSIARIPIGALTDRFGGREMFTGLSLFVVLPLLFLAAFESYPALLVGGFFLGVSGASFAIGIPFVNHWFPPARRGFALGVYGVGNVGTALAGFTSPPIAAATSRSVPFLVVAAVMLATAAVTWFVGRDAPGVDRHPIPIRDRLRAALSLRITLDLSALYALTFGGFVAFGVYLPTYLGNVYGLQTADAAARAAGFIMLATGARPVGGWLADRFGGGRVLVVAFGVVTAAAAVQAFAPGIVVGTVALLSAAAALGVGNGAVFALVGRLAPPERVGAVTGFVGAAGGLGGFFPPIVMGLVYSATGSYLIGLLLLAGVALAALVYTLMRFAGADTAAA
- a CDS encoding DUF6755 family protein is translated as MSREPVRPTRRRERTVSSAVAVYIIVLLALQIFLLTVALDALLGYDPAMAWVSAGFSVLLAIGSALFYRYLRG
- a CDS encoding Rieske (2Fe-2S) protein produces the protein MSDARDGRTPDARNLDPPIGAATSGGHRTGDRGLRPREEPSPVWRRDFPYTSEGEETVTRREFTRYLVLASGAFAAGNVVVAGWASARDVPEGAPSRIVALDDVPVGGSHLFRYPGAEDPAILVRTGDTDVVAWSQKCTHLGCVVYYAQEEQLLECPCHEGFFDVHSGRVVAGPPERPLPRIALEVRDGQVWATGYEVAGPLGASR
- a CDS encoding 4Fe-4S dicluster domain-containing protein: MEDAATGTGRADVGELYAGRDDVVFVIDQSRCIGCNACVAACAECGTHRGESMIHLEYVDRGSTVQTAPMVCMHCEDPTCAEVCPADAIKQNEDGVVQTSLKPRCIGCSNCVNACPFGVPKYMAEIDQMMKCDMCYDRTSEGLAPMCATVCPSEALWYGTREEFTQRRQGQLLSDWDFGNAHITTKVATVVTDREPGPLDVLLGREPQFRWQDDPFALEGRG
- a CDS encoding molybdopterin oxidoreductase family protein, which codes for MATRPVTEEALVERYGPHLNLAPPGGWQRDGDEVDRLVRTHCCFCGQQCSLYLKVAGNEVVGFEPDYAFPFNEGKLCPKGVKRYLQGSHPDRLHDPLERDPDAPGGFRTVTWERALSRTVDEIQRIQERYGNDAFAMLSGVSLTNEKSYLIGKFARLALGTANLDYNGRLCMVSAGAANKKSLGIDRASNAWDDIPRAEVIYLAGANVAECAPITTSYIWRARDHGAKLIVQDPRVTPIARTADVFLGLKPGTDSALLGSVLHVLIARDWIDHAFIEAHTEGFDAAAEAVRDYTPAWASQVTGVPANRIFDAAELWGTSETGMLLHARGIEHQTKGVENVMACINLGLATGKYGRPGCGVTTITGQGNGQGGREHGHKCDQLPGNRDITNPEHRAYIADVWGCAESEIPGKGLTAQEIIEAIHADEIKGLLSICFNPLVSLPDTAHTRAALEKLEFYANIDFFLSETAQFADVVLAGSLHEEDEGTSTSAEGRVIKINQAIDPPGNARKDWQILLEIARRLGRGRYFDHFVSTQDMFEELRVASKGGAADYYGVTWQRVEDEQGVFWPCPEIGHPGTRRLYEGGRFYTPNGRGRFNAVSYRDPAEVVDDEYPIWLTTGRVVSQYLSGTQTRRIGPLVTQYPEPLLEIHPQLADRHGIADGDLVRVTSRRNSMTLPARVVTTIRPDTVFIPYHWAGAQAANQLTNRALDPVSKIPEYKVSTVRIERLGERRAVVDSRDTRLYTDANATSPRER